CGGAGCGCAGTCGGGCGGCCTGCTCGGGGCGCCGGGCGCTGACCTCGGTCTCCAGGCTCGGGGGTGCGAACTGCGGGGCGCGGTCGGTGAGTTGGCCGAGCCGGTCGCCGACGCGGACACCCGCGAGACCCGTGAGTGCCGCGATGTTCCCGGCGGTGAGCGGGCCGCTGCCGCCGCCGGTCACGTCGAGGCGCGTCACACGGCCGGACACCTCACGGGTCCGGCCGTCGGCGTCGCGCCGCCGGAACGTCAGCCGTTGACGCTCCGTCACCTCACCGTCGTAGAGCCGGAGATACGCCGTGCGCTCGCCGCCCGGTCCCGGCCGGACGGCGAACACCGTGCCGCGCGGGGTGGTGCTTCCGGTCGTCGGTGCGGGCGGGATCAGCCGGACCACGCTCTCGACCAGGTCGGACACGCCCTGGCCGCCGAGGGCGGAGCCGAAGAGGATTGGGTGGAAGGAGCCGTCGGCGGTGTGGGCGGCGAGGGCCTTGTGCAGGTCGTCCGGTGTCGGCGCGGGGCCGTCCACGACGGCCGCGAGGAGGTCCGGGTCGATGTCGGCGAGGGATTCGGCCAGTTCGTCGCCGTAGCGCGGGGGCGTCACGCGGGCGTCCGGCGTGCCGAGCCCCCGGACCGCGCCGATCGGCGCGACGTGCGGGGTCAGCTTGCGGCGGATGTCCTGGAGCAGGCCCTCGGCGCGGGCCCCCGGCCGGTCGATCTTGTTGACGAAGACGAGCGTGGGCAGCCGCAGCCTGCGCAGGGTGCGCATCAGGACGCGGGTCTGCGCCTGGACGCCCTCCACGGCGGACAGCACCAGGACCGCCCCGTCCAGGATCTCCAGGGCACGCTCGACCTCGGCGATGAAGTCCGAGTGCCCGGGGGTGTCGATGAGGTTGATCCGGGTGTCGCCGACGGTGAACGCGGCGACCGCGGAGCGGATGGTGATCCCGCGCCGCCGCTCGATGGCGCCGTCGTCCGTCCGGGTGTCACCGGCGTCGACGCTGCCGAGCCGGTCGATCGTGCCGTGGTCGAACAGCAGCCGCTCGGTGAGGCTGGTCTTACCGGCGTCGACGTGGGCCAGAATTCCGATGTTCAGGGTGTGCATACGGGGTCGCGTCCTCGAGAACCGTGGGCCTGTGGGAGGGCTGGTGGATTCCGAGGAGTCGGCGCATGCGGGTGGTCCTGACGTGAGGGAATGCGGACGTGGTCATCATGGCCTGAGCCGGGTGCGGCGCCGCAACCGGATTTCCCGGTCAGTAGCATGGCTCCGGCAGCCCGAAATGATCATGCTAGGAGTGGATCGTGCGAGACATCGCCGTGTTCAGCGGTAGTGCCCACCCCGAGCTGGCGGCGGAGGTCTGCGCACACCTGGGGGTGCCGCTGAGCCCCACGCGGGTCAGCCGGTTCGCCAACGACTGTCTGGAGGTGCAGCTCCAGGCCAACTGCCGGGAGCGGGATGTCTTCCTCATCCAGCCGCTGGTCAAGCCGGTCCAGGAGAACCTCGTCGAGCTGCTGCTGATGTGCGACGCGGCGCGCGGGGCCTCGGCCCGCCGGATCACCGTCGTCATGCCGCACTACTCCTACGCCCGCTCCGACAAGAAGGACGAGCCCCGTATCTCGCTGGGCGGGCGGCTCGTCGCGGACCTGCTGGTGTCGGCCGGTGCGAGCCGTGTCCTCGCCATGACGCTGCACTCGCCGCAGGTGCACGGGTTCTTCTCGGTCCCGGTCGACCATCTGCACGCGCTGCGCGAGCTGGCCGCGCACTTTCAGCAGTACGACCTCTCCCGCACCACCGTCGTCTCCCCGGACCTCGGCAACGTCAAGGAGGCGGCCGCGTTCGCCCGGCTGATCGGCGCGCAGGTGGCGGCCGGCGCCAAGCAGCGGTTCGCGGACGACCGGGTCAGCATCAACTCCGTCATCGGCGAGGTCACCGACCGGGATGTCATCGTGCTGGACGACGAGATCGCCAAGGGCAGCACCGTCCTGGAACTCCTGGAACGGCTGCGGGAGTTGAAGCCGCGCTCGATCCGGGTCGCCTGTACGCACGGTCTCTTCGCGGCGGGCGCGCTCAAGCGGATCGGCGAGCAGCCCGACATCCTGGAGATCGTCTGCACCAACACCGTGCCGGTGCCCGAGGAGGAGCGCACGGAGAAGCTGCGGATCCTGTCCATCGCCCCCGCGCTCGCCGAGGCCGTGCGGCGCATTCACAACGGCGAGTCCGTCAGTGCCCTGTTCGACGCGCCGCGGAGCGAATAGACATGGAGGGGTAGCCGGGTGACGCCCGGCATCACTCAGGTGACCTGGAGGCCCCAGTGGCGAAGGCGAAGTTCGAGCGGACCAAGCCGCATGTGAACATCGGCACCATCGGGCACATCGACCACGGCAAGACCACGCTCACCGCGGCCATCACGAAGGTGCTGCACGACAGGTATCCGGACCTGAACCCGTTCACGCCCTTCGACCAGATCGACAAGGCGCCCGAGGAGCGGCAGCGCGGCATCACCATCTCGATCGCGCACGTCGAGTACCAGACCGAGCACCGGCACTACGCGCACGTCGACTGCCCGGGTCACGCCGACTACATCAAGAACATGATCACCGGCGCGGCCCAGATGGACGGCGCGATCCTGGTCGTGGCGGCCACCGACGGGCCGATGCCGCAGACCAAGGAGCACGTCCTGCTCGCCCGGCAGGTCGGTGTGCCGTACATCGTCGTGGCCCTCAACAAGACGGACATGGTGGACGACGAGGAGATCCTCGAGCTCGTCGAGCTGGAGGTGCGCGAGCTGCTCACCGAGTACGAGTTCCCCGGCGACGACGTGCCCGTGATCCAGGTGTCGGCGCTCAGGGCGCTGGAGGGCGACGAGCGGTGGGCCCGGTCGGTGCTGGATCTGCTGGACGCGGTCGACTCGGCGGTCCCCGAACCGCAGCGCGACGTGGACAAGCCGTTCCTGATGCCGATCGAGGACGTCTTCACGATCACCGGACGCGGCACGGTCGTCACCGGCCGGATCGAGCGCGGGGTTCTGCACGTCAACAAGGAGGTCGAGATCATCGGCATCCACGAGGAGAAGACGAGGACCACCGTCACCGGCATCGAGATGTTCCGCAAGCTCCTCGACGAGGGCCGGGCGGGGGAGAACGTGGGCCTGCTGCTGCGCGGCGTCAAACGGGAGGACGTCGAGCGCGGACAGGTCGTGATCCAGCCGGGCACGGTCACCCCGCACAAGGAGTTCGAGGCACGCGCGTACGTCCTGTCCAAGGACGAGGGCGGCCGGCACACGCCGTTCTTCGACAACTACCGCCCGCAGTTCTACTTCCGCACGACGGACGTCACCGGTGTGGTGACCCTGCCCAAGGGCACCGAGATGGTCATGCCGGGCGACAACACGACGATGCTCGTGCAGCTGATCCAGCCCATCGCCATGGAGGAGGGGCTGAAGTTCGCCATCCGTGAGGGCGGGCGGACCGTGGGCGCCGGTCAGGTCACCAAGATCCTCAAGTAGAGGCGTTCACAGCGAGCCGGACGTGGCCTCGGACTGTCCCAGGGCCGCGTCCAGCGTCGGGTGCGCGGGCAGCAGCCGGTGCAGGCCGGTGACCCGCATGATGCGCAGGGTCAGGGGATCGGTGCAGACCAGGTGTAAGCGGCCGTCGTGGTCGAGGACCCGGGTACGGGCGCGGTAGAGCAGCCGCAGTCCGGAGCAGTCGAAGAACTCGACCTGTCCGAGGTCGATCACGATCCGGGCGCCGTCGCGTCCGGTCACCCGGTCCAGGTACGGGACGATCTCCAGCGCCGCCGCGATGTCGATCTCGCCGCGGAACTCCAGCACGGTGTGTCCGCGGTCCTGGTGGATACGCAGATGCCGGCTCAGCGGTGCAGGGTCCTGCTGCACGACGACATCGCCTCCAACCAGCTCCTCAAGCCGCGGGTTCGCAGGTCACCGGGGGCCGGGGTGACGTCGTGCAGCGAGCGTACGAGCGCAGCCATGTCCCCGGGTCCCGAGTGAGCGCAAATCCTTGCCCCGCACTGCAAGTTACCCTCGATGGAGTGAATTTGAGCATGTTCGATTGACATATGTCTGTGAATTGAGACGGGGCCTTACGACAAGGCGTGCCAGGCCCTGGTCAGCGACTGACGGAACTGCTCGGTCTGGTGCGTGGTGAGATCGCGGACCATCCGCTCCTCCAGCTCCCGCACGGGCTCCGCGTGCCGGGCGAGGAGCTCGCGGCCGGCGTCGGTGAGCAGGATCAAGAGCTCCCTGCGGTTGCGCGGATTGCGCTCCCGGCGCACCAGTCCGCGGTTCTCCAGCGACCGTACGAGATCGGCGATGGACTGGGCGGTGACGAACGAGTCGCGGGCCAGCTGTGCCGCCGACAGCCCGTCGTGCCGCTCCAGGACCGTCAGGGCGGTGTACTGCAACGCCGTGATCCCGGACGGCTTGACCAGCTCGTCGAGGTGGGAACGGACGACGAGTTCCACTTGTTTGACCATGTAGAGCAGTGACGGGGCCGCCTTGGCCGCCTGGGTCTCGAGCATGAGTTCAGCCTAGAGCATTGACAGGAATCCTGTCCGTAATGAGACTGCGAACCAACAGGAAACCTGTTTGTTGAAATCTTGGCAATGGAGCTGAGGAGCGGTGATGACCACCTTCGAGATCGAACCCGGGCGGCTGTTCATCGGGGGACAGTGGCGCGAGGCCGCGGACGGAGCGCGCACCGAGGTGGTCGACCCGTCCCGGGGCGCCGTGGTCACCACCGTCGCCGAGGCGGGCGCCGCCGACGTGGACGCGGCCGTGCGCGCCGCACGGGAGGCCTTCGACGACGGCTCCTGGTCCGGTCTGAGCGGCCGGGAGCGCGGTCGCATCCTGCACCGCGTCGCGGAGCTGATCCGCGAGAACGCCGACGAGATAGCCCACCTGGAGAGCCTCGACGTCGGCAAGCCGATCACGCTGGCGCAGGCCGTCGACGTGACGAACGCGGCCAACGACTACGAGCACTTCGCCGCCCTCGCCCACACCCTGCACGGGGCCAATCGCGACACCCCCATGAACGCCCTCGCCTACACCCGGCGCGAGCCGCTCGGTGTGGTCGCCGCGATCACCCCCTTCAACTTCCCGCTGATCCTGGCCGGCTCGAAGATCGCCCCGGCGCTGGCGGCGGGCAACACGGTCGTGCACAAGCCGGCCGACGAGACCCCGCTCAGCGCCCTCTACATGGCCCGCCTCTTCCAGCGGGCGGGGGTCCCCGACGGCGTGGTCAACGTCGTGACCGGCGCGGGCCCGGTCGCGGGCGAGGCGCTGCTGCGGCACAGCGGCGTCGACAAGATCGCCTTCACCGGCTCCACCGCGGTCGGCCGGCACGCCGCGAGCGTCGCCGGCGAGGCCCTCAAGCCGGTCACCATGGAGCTGGGCGGCAACGCGGCCCACGTCGTCTTCGAGGACGCCGAGCTGGAGAAGGCCGTCGGCGCGATCATCAAGGGCTTCGTCTTCAACTCCGGCCAGTTCTGCATGGGCGGCCCGCGGCTGCTGGTGGCCCGCTCGGTCTACGCCACCCTGCTGGGCATCCTGGAACAGGCCGTGCCCGGCGTCCCGCTCGGCGACCCCCGGCTGCCGGAGACCGTCATCGGGCCGATGGCGGGGGAGAAGCACCTCAAGAAGGTCGAGGAGTACGTCGAGCTGGCCCGCAAGGAAGGCGGCCGCATCGTCTGCGGCGGCGAACGCCTCGATCTGGACGGCGGCTTCTACTACAAGCCCACGGTCATCGCCGACCTGCCGAACGACTCCCGGGTGATCCAGGAGGAGATCTTCGGACCGGTCCTCACCGTGCAGCCCTTCGACTCCGAGGAGGAGGCGATCCGGCTCGCCAACTCCACGCCGTACGGCCTGGCTTCGGGCATCCAGACGTCCAACCTCGCCCGCGCCCACCGCATCGCCGACAAGCTCCAGGCGGGCATCGTCTGGGTCAACGACTGGGCGATGCTCGACCCCGCGGTCCCCTTCGGCGGCGTCAAGGACTCCGGATTCGGGCGGGAGTACGGCCCCGAGGCCCTCGCCGCCTACACCAGGACCAAGTCCGTCGTCGTCTCGCTCGACTGAACGCGCCTGAAACCCAAGGGAGTTACCGCGATGCCCATCACCACCCGCGCCGCCGTCGTCGAGTCCGGCGGAGCACCGTTCACCCTCGCCGACGTCCAACTGGACGACCCCGGGCCGCACGAGGCCGTCGTCCGCATGGTCGCCACCGGTCTGTGTCACACGGACCTCGGTGTGGCGAGCGGCGGGCTGCCCTTCCCGCTGCCCGGCGTCCTCGGTCACGAAGGCGCCGGTGTCGTCGAGGCGGTCGGCCCGGCCGTCACCGGCGTCGAGCCCGGCGACCACGTCGTGCTGTCGTTCACGTCCTGCGGCGAGTGCGGCAACTGCAACGGCGGCCACCCGGCGTACTGCGCGACCTGGCTGCCGCTGAACCTCATCGGCGGCCGGCGGGCCGACGGCAGCAGCACCATCAGCCGGGACGGCGAGGCGCTGGGCGGCCACTTCTTCGGCCAGTCCTCCTTCGCCGAGAGAGCGCTGGTCGACGAGCGCAGCCTCGTCAAGGTCGACCCCGACGTGCCGTTGGAGTCGATCGCCCCGCTGGGCTGCGGCGTACAGACCGGTGTCGGCGCCGTGTGGAACGTGTTGAAGCCGGACACGGGCAGCACGATCGTGGTCCTCGGCGCCGGGGCGGTCGGCCTGTCCGCCGTCATGGCCGCCGCCCTCACCCCCGCCACCACGATCGTCGCCGTCGACCGTGTCGGTGAACGCCTCTCCCTGGCAAGGGAGCTGGGCGCCACCCACACGATCAACGCGGGTGAGGCGGACCTCGTGGAGGCCCTCGCCGCGATCACCGGGGGACAGGGCGCGGACGGCGTCGTGGAGACCACCGGCAACGTCACCGTGCTGCGGCAGGGCGTCGACGCGCTCGGAGCCCGCGGCACCCTGGTCGTCGTCGGCGCCCCGCCGTTCGGCAG
Above is a window of Streptomyces sp. NBC_00490 DNA encoding:
- the otr(A) gene encoding tetracycline resistance ribosomal protection protein Otr(A) — encoded protein: MHTLNIGILAHVDAGKTSLTERLLFDHGTIDRLGSVDAGDTRTDDGAIERRRGITIRSAVAAFTVGDTRINLIDTPGHSDFIAEVERALEILDGAVLVLSAVEGVQAQTRVLMRTLRRLRLPTLVFVNKIDRPGARAEGLLQDIRRKLTPHVAPIGAVRGLGTPDARVTPPRYGDELAESLADIDPDLLAAVVDGPAPTPDDLHKALAAHTADGSFHPILFGSALGGQGVSDLVESVVRLIPPAPTTGSTTPRGTVFAVRPGPGGERTAYLRLYDGEVTERQRLTFRRRDADGRTREVSGRVTRLDVTGGGSGPLTAGNIAALTGLAGVRVGDRLGQLTDRAPQFAPPSLETEVSARRPEQAARLRSALLTLADQDPLIHARPTDAGTTALLLYGEVQMEVLAATLAQDFGVEADFAPGRVRFLERPRGVGEDVEERPWHDGTRFWATIGLRVEPGPRGSGGVFAYETELGALPRAFHSAIEETVHTSMRTGLFGAAVTDYRVTLVRSGFVAPLSTAADFRGLTPYVLRRALERARTRLYEPYHAFETEVPLDALAPVTAHLASLGAEFTGTTGGSTAWVITGEIAARRVREAELRLPGLTHGEGVWWSRPSGDRELRSQ
- a CDS encoding ribose-phosphate diphosphokinase translates to MRDIAVFSGSAHPELAAEVCAHLGVPLSPTRVSRFANDCLEVQLQANCRERDVFLIQPLVKPVQENLVELLLMCDAARGASARRITVVMPHYSYARSDKKDEPRISLGGRLVADLLVSAGASRVLAMTLHSPQVHGFFSVPVDHLHALRELAAHFQQYDLSRTTVVSPDLGNVKEAAAFARLIGAQVAAGAKQRFADDRVSINSVIGEVTDRDVIVLDDEIAKGSTVLELLERLRELKPRSIRVACTHGLFAAGALKRIGEQPDILEIVCTNTVPVPEEERTEKLRILSIAPALAEAVRRIHNGESVSALFDAPRSE
- the tuf gene encoding elongation factor Tu gives rise to the protein MAKAKFERTKPHVNIGTIGHIDHGKTTLTAAITKVLHDRYPDLNPFTPFDQIDKAPEERQRGITISIAHVEYQTEHRHYAHVDCPGHADYIKNMITGAAQMDGAILVVAATDGPMPQTKEHVLLARQVGVPYIVVALNKTDMVDDEEILELVELEVRELLTEYEFPGDDVPVIQVSALRALEGDERWARSVLDLLDAVDSAVPEPQRDVDKPFLMPIEDVFTITGRGTVVTGRIERGVLHVNKEVEIIGIHEEKTRTTVTGIEMFRKLLDEGRAGENVGLLLRGVKREDVERGQVVIQPGTVTPHKEFEARAYVLSKDEGGRHTPFFDNYRPQFYFRTTDVTGVVTLPKGTEMVMPGDNTTMLVQLIQPIAMEEGLKFAIREGGRTVGAGQVTKILK
- a CDS encoding anti-sigma factor antagonist (This anti-anti-sigma factor, or anti-sigma factor antagonist, belongs to a family that includes characterized members SpoIIAA, RsbV, RsfA, and RsfB.) translates to MQQDPAPLSRHLRIHQDRGHTVLEFRGEIDIAAALEIVPYLDRVTGRDGARIVIDLGQVEFFDCSGLRLLYRARTRVLDHDGRLHLVCTDPLTLRIMRVTGLHRLLPAHPTLDAALGQSEATSGSL
- a CDS encoding MarR family winged helix-turn-helix transcriptional regulator, which produces MLETQAAKAAPSLLYMVKQVELVVRSHLDELVKPSGITALQYTALTVLERHDGLSAAQLARDSFVTAQSIADLVRSLENRGLVRRERNPRNRRELLILLTDAGRELLARHAEPVRELEERMVRDLTTHQTEQFRQSLTRAWHALS
- a CDS encoding aldehyde dehydrogenase family protein, encoding MTTFEIEPGRLFIGGQWREAADGARTEVVDPSRGAVVTTVAEAGAADVDAAVRAAREAFDDGSWSGLSGRERGRILHRVAELIRENADEIAHLESLDVGKPITLAQAVDVTNAANDYEHFAALAHTLHGANRDTPMNALAYTRREPLGVVAAITPFNFPLILAGSKIAPALAAGNTVVHKPADETPLSALYMARLFQRAGVPDGVVNVVTGAGPVAGEALLRHSGVDKIAFTGSTAVGRHAASVAGEALKPVTMELGGNAAHVVFEDAELEKAVGAIIKGFVFNSGQFCMGGPRLLVARSVYATLLGILEQAVPGVPLGDPRLPETVIGPMAGEKHLKKVEEYVELARKEGGRIVCGGERLDLDGGFYYKPTVIADLPNDSRVIQEEIFGPVLTVQPFDSEEEAIRLANSTPYGLASGIQTSNLARAHRIADKLQAGIVWVNDWAMLDPAVPFGGVKDSGFGREYGPEALAAYTRTKSVVVSLD
- a CDS encoding NAD(P)-dependent alcohol dehydrogenase — protein: MPITTRAAVVESGGAPFTLADVQLDDPGPHEAVVRMVATGLCHTDLGVASGGLPFPLPGVLGHEGAGVVEAVGPAVTGVEPGDHVVLSFTSCGECGNCNGGHPAYCATWLPLNLIGGRRADGSSTISRDGEALGGHFFGQSSFAERALVDERSLVKVDPDVPLESIAPLGCGVQTGVGAVWNVLKPDTGSTIVVLGAGAVGLSAVMAAALTPATTIVAVDRVGERLSLARELGATHTINAGEADLVEALAAITGGQGADGVVETTGNVTVLRQGVDALGARGTLVVVGAPPFGSEVALDVNGLLGGKRIVGLTLGDAETQSFIPALVDLVKSGRLPLDRLISTYPFADIDQAVRDMGAGKAIKPVLTF